In Methanothermococcus thermolithotrophicus DSM 2095, one DNA window encodes the following:
- a CDS encoding MTAP family purine nucleoside phosphorylase, with product MIGIIGGTGVSSILKKGEEKIVHTKYGKSKVLIDKDNDVVLLFRHGLKHNTPPHKINYRANIYTLKKLGVDRILAINSVGSLRKEIKPGTFFIPNDFLEFTKMRECTFYDGDDGKVVHIDVSEPYCPELTKVLKDIFERRKYEYHEGVYVCTEGPRFETKKEIEIYGNWGHIVGMTGYPEVVLARELEMCYASVCNISNHCTGISPNKLTVDEVFETIKEMEEKILKVVEEFVNYDFGERTCACKDALKCAVI from the coding sequence TTGATAGGGATTATTGGAGGAACCGGTGTATCTTCTATCCTAAAAAAAGGGGAAGAGAAAATAGTGCATACTAAATACGGAAAATCAAAGGTTTTAATAGATAAAGATAACGATGTTGTTTTACTGTTTAGGCATGGATTAAAGCATAACACCCCGCCCCATAAAATAAACTATAGGGCAAACATCTATACCTTGAAAAAGTTGGGTGTTGATAGAATCTTAGCTATAAATTCAGTAGGTTCATTAAGAAAAGAAATAAAACCCGGAACTTTTTTTATTCCTAACGATTTTTTAGAGTTTACAAAGATGAGAGAGTGTACATTTTACGATGGTGATGATGGGAAGGTTGTGCATATCGATGTTTCAGAGCCCTACTGCCCTGAATTAACAAAAGTTTTAAAGGATATATTTGAACGCAGGAAATATGAGTATCATGAAGGAGTTTATGTTTGTACCGAAGGGCCAAGATTCGAGACAAAAAAAGAGATAGAAATTTATGGAAATTGGGGACATATTGTTGGAATGACGGGATATCCTGAAGTAGTTCTGGCGAGAGAACTTGAAATGTGTTATGCCTCAGTATGTAATATTTCAAACCACTGTACCGGAATATCGCCTAATAAATTAACTGTAGATGAAGTTTTTGAAACTATAAAGGAAATGGAAGAAAAGATTTTGAAGGTTGTTGAAGAATTTGTGAATTATGATTTTGGGGAAAGAACCTGCGCGTGTAAGGATGCCCTTAAGTGTGCAGTGATTTAA
- a CDS encoding L-threonylcarbamoyladenylate synthase, protein MAKTIRIIENELEEHIEEIKKAQKMILDGKVVICGTDTLYGLCANALDSKAVMKIYDIKKRDTNKPISVSLKDKSDIEKYVYVDKKAQKIIDKFLPGPITLILKKKNGVNGIPDVVAKDYIGIRIPDNAVVRELAVVPLTSTSANLSGEGAPTSVDGISKELMEKVDLIIDTGSCKYKKQSTIVKIGKDGKLELIREGAIPFNDILKEVEK, encoded by the coding sequence ATGGCTAAAACAATTAGGATAATCGAAAATGAGCTCGAAGAACATATCGAAGAAATTAAAAAAGCTCAAAAAATGATATTGGATGGAAAAGTTGTAATCTGTGGAACCGATACCCTCTATGGTTTATGTGCGAATGCACTGGATTCAAAAGCTGTAATGAAGATATACGATATAAAAAAGAGAGACACAAATAAACCAATTTCTGTAAGTCTTAAGGATAAAAGCGATATTGAAAAATATGTCTATGTAGATAAAAAAGCCCAAAAAATCATTGATAAGTTTTTACCTGGTCCAATTACTTTGATTTTAAAAAAGAAAAATGGTGTAAATGGCATACCTGATGTGGTGGCTAAAGATTACATTGGAATAAGAATTCCTGATAATGCAGTTGTAAGGGAGCTCGCAGTAGTTCCATTAACTTCGACAAGTGCAAATTTAAGTGGGGAAGGAGCTCCAACATCTGTGGATGGTATTAGCAAAGAGTTAATGGAAAAAGTAGATTTAATCATCGATACTGGATCCTGTAAGTACAAAAAACAATCTACCATTGTAAAAATAGGAAAGGATGGAAAATTAGAACTAATAAGAGAAGGTGCAATTCCATTTAATGATATATTAAAAGAAGTAGAAAAATAA
- the thiC gene encoding phosphomethylpyrimidine synthase yields MTQMSDAKNGIVTREMEFVANEERMDIEKLKKLIAKGHVVIPKNVNRNTKPVGIGDGLRTKVNVNIGTSPDYVDIDMELKKVEIAEKYGADAIMDLSTGGDLIEIRKKIMKNTNLPIGTVPIYEVGVEMGKKGGKVVDMDEDLIFKVIERQAKEGVDFMTLHCGITKQSVESLTKDKRIMGVVSRGGAFLTAYILHNQKENPLYENFDYLLEILYEHDVTLSLGDGMRPGCLPDNTDRPQIHELIVLGELVDRCREAGVQVMVEGPGHVPLNNIEANMKIQKTLCKNAPFYVLGPIVSDLAPGYDHITSAIGGAIAAYSGANFLCYVTPSEHVRIMKEEDVKEGLVASKIAAQAADVARGNSLAWEKEVEMAYARKNHDWEKQFELAIDKEKPKKMREEIPSSDEKACSICGKYCALLMVEELGKR; encoded by the coding sequence ATGACTCAAATGAGTGATGCTAAAAACGGAATAGTTACAAGAGAGATGGAATTTGTAGCAAACGAAGAAAGAATGGACATAGAAAAACTAAAAAAACTAATAGCTAAAGGTCATGTTGTTATTCCAAAAAACGTAAACAGAAACACAAAACCTGTTGGAATTGGTGATGGTTTAAGAACAAAGGTTAACGTAAACATAGGAACATCCCCAGATTATGTTGATATAGATATGGAACTTAAAAAAGTAGAAATTGCTGAAAAATATGGTGCAGATGCCATAATGGATTTGAGTACTGGAGGAGACTTAATAGAAATAAGAAAAAAAATTATGAAAAACACAAATCTGCCAATAGGTACTGTTCCAATATATGAAGTTGGAGTTGAAATGGGAAAGAAAGGTGGCAAAGTAGTAGATATGGATGAAGACCTAATATTCAAAGTTATTGAAAGGCAGGCGAAAGAAGGAGTAGACTTCATGACCCTTCACTGCGGAATTACAAAACAAAGCGTTGAGTCACTAACTAAAGACAAAAGAATAATGGGAGTAGTAAGTAGGGGAGGGGCATTCTTAACTGCCTACATACTTCACAATCAAAAGGAAAACCCGCTCTATGAAAACTTTGACTACCTCCTTGAAATACTGTATGAACACGATGTTACATTGAGTTTAGGGGATGGAATGAGACCAGGTTGTTTACCCGACAACACAGATAGGCCACAAATTCATGAGCTTATAGTATTAGGTGAATTGGTAGATAGATGTAGGGAAGCTGGAGTTCAGGTAATGGTCGAAGGTCCAGGACACGTCCCATTAAACAACATAGAGGCAAACATGAAAATACAAAAGACACTTTGTAAAAATGCACCATTCTATGTTTTAGGTCCAATTGTATCAGATTTAGCTCCAGGATACGACCATATAACATCTGCAATTGGTGGGGCAATTGCTGCATACAGTGGAGCCAACTTCCTATGTTATGTTACCCCGTCAGAACACGTTAGAATAATGAAAGAAGAAGATGTTAAAGAAGGTCTTGTTGCATCAAAAATAGCTGCACAAGCTGCAGATGTTGCTAGAGGAAACTCATTAGCGTGGGAAAAAGAAGTAGAAATGGCATATGCCAGAAAAAACCATGACTGGGAAAAACAGTTTGAATTAGCCATTGATAAAGAAAAACCTAAAAAAATGAGAGAAGAAATCCCTTCATCAGATGAAAAAGCATGTAGTATTTGCGGAAAGTACTGTGCTTTACTTATGGTAGAAGAGCTCGGAAAGAGATAA
- the dph2 gene encoding diphthamide biosynthesis enzyme Dph2 has protein sequence MWDLETERVIDEIKNRNARLVLFQAPEGLKRAVEQEIEKIKKQVSAELVIWGETCFGACDLCDEEIKMLGADLVVHYGHEPLPYVNPSIPTVFVHAYYSKEDENIVKNVEEILKDMDGEVIVATTIQFKKALEKFNPVVILGCRANIENANVDNVLFVGTGRFHPLMIAYKLKKSVKIYNPLTGAVSQITDEEIKKLIKKRIGKVSKLLIDPPKKVGVILSTKKGQCRIRIFEKVVELLRENDINYIPIVLNNISPQYLIYKVDAYVVCACPRIVMDDYSLYDKPLITPKELEMFINKDFDYVFDEILEWDF, from the coding sequence ATGTGGGATTTAGAAACTGAAAGAGTTATAGATGAGATAAAAAACAGAAATGCGAGATTGGTTTTATTTCAAGCACCAGAAGGCTTAAAAAGAGCCGTAGAACAAGAAATCGAAAAAATAAAGAAGCAGGTATCTGCAGAACTTGTCATATGGGGAGAAACATGCTTTGGGGCATGTGATTTATGCGATGAAGAGATAAAAATGTTGGGAGCTGATTTGGTTGTTCACTATGGGCATGAACCTCTACCATATGTTAATCCATCGATTCCAACGGTTTTTGTCCATGCTTACTATAGTAAAGAGGATGAAAACATTGTAAAAAATGTTGAAGAAATATTAAAGGACATGGATGGAGAAGTTATTGTGGCAACTACAATTCAATTTAAGAAAGCCTTGGAGAAGTTTAATCCGGTCGTTATTTTAGGATGTAGGGCAAATATTGAAAATGCAAATGTGGATAATGTCTTATTTGTAGGTACTGGAAGGTTTCATCCTCTGATGATAGCATACAAACTTAAAAAGTCTGTTAAAATATACAATCCATTAACTGGGGCGGTTTCCCAAATAACAGACGAAGAGATAAAAAAACTTATTAAAAAAAGAATTGGGAAAGTTTCAAAACTTTTAATCGATCCTCCAAAAAAAGTTGGAGTTATACTCTCCACTAAAAAAGGTCAATGTAGAATAAGGATATTTGAAAAGGTTGTAGAGCTCCTAAGGGAAAATGATATAAATTATATTCCTATTGTTCTGAACAACATATCTCCCCAGTATCTAATATACAAAGTGGATGCCTATGTGGTATGTGCCTGTCCAAGAATAGTTATGGATGATTATTCTCTTTACGATAAACCATTGATAACTCCAAAAGAGCTCGAAATGTTTATCAATAAAGATTTTGACTATGTGTTCGATGAAATTCTTGAATGGGATTTTTAA
- a CDS encoding TrkA family potassium uptake protein: MKNNFLIILGIFAVLTLTYSIAFSIAEHVSFLDSLYWTIITMTTIGYGDITPKTTYGRFLAMAIALTGIGVYSTLASLMINHIFDMNIAKFQGILSMKKKDHIVIIGWNEASKECLAELRANNIKDDVVIVSESPIYNHDYVVGELDDKEILKKAGIDKAKYVIISTNDDSKSILITLVTRQLNPKATIIVKCIKDDNFDLLRHSGADFVILSEGFAGRLLASSIFESSVVMFFEDTSTCKYGSDIFEIKWENEDMKFIDLFVKLKNEKNLTIIGILRDGKLTTNPDSNFVVKKGDVLVVIGVQK, encoded by the coding sequence ATGAAAAACAATTTTTTAATAATATTGGGGATATTTGCAGTTCTAACTTTAACTTATTCAATTGCTTTTTCGATAGCAGAACATGTCAGTTTTTTAGATAGCTTGTATTGGACCATAATAACTATGACTACTATAGGTTATGGAGACATTACTCCAAAAACCACATATGGTAGGTTCTTAGCAATGGCAATAGCCTTAACAGGAATAGGGGTGTATTCAACTTTGGCAAGTTTGATGATAAATCACATCTTTGATATGAATATAGCAAAGTTTCAGGGGATACTATCTATGAAAAAGAAAGACCATATTGTTATAATAGGTTGGAATGAAGCAAGCAAGGAGTGTTTAGCTGAATTAAGGGCCAATAATATAAAAGACGATGTAGTTATAGTTTCAGAATCTCCTATTTACAACCACGACTATGTTGTTGGTGAATTAGACGACAAAGAGATTCTAAAAAAGGCAGGCATTGATAAGGCCAAGTATGTAATAATTTCTACAAATGATGATTCTAAGAGTATTTTAATTACTTTAGTTACGAGACAGTTAAATCCAAAAGCTACAATAATAGTAAAATGCATAAAGGATGATAATTTTGATCTGTTAAGACATTCTGGAGCTGATTTTGTTATTTTATCTGAAGGATTTGCCGGTAGGTTGTTGGCAAGCTCCATATTTGAGAGCTCAGTAGTTATGTTTTTTGAAGATACTAGTACATGCAAATATGGTAGTGACATTTTTGAAATTAAGTGGGAAAATGAAGATATGAAGTTTATTGATCTCTTTGTAAAACTAAAAAATGAGAAAAATTTAACCATTATTGGAATTTTAAGGGACGGGAAACTAACCACTAATCCGGACAGTAATTTTGTAGTAAAAAAAGGAGATGTGTTAGTAGTTATTGGTGTTCAAAAATAA
- the pdxT gene encoding pyridoxal 5'-phosphate synthase glutaminase subunit PdxT — protein sequence MKIIGVLGIQGDIEEHEDAIKKIDCIPKRVRTVEDLKDIDALVIPGGESTTMGKLMEKYGFIGALRNSNIPILGTCAGMVLLSKGTGREQPLLKLMNITIKRNAYGSQRESFEKEIELNDCGEKVHAVFIRAPLVDEILSDDVKIIAKDDENIVGVKEGKYMAIAFHPELSEDGYKVYKYFLEEIVKK from the coding sequence ATGAAGATAATTGGAGTTTTGGGTATTCAAGGAGATATTGAGGAACACGAAGATGCTATAAAAAAAATAGACTGTATTCCTAAAAGAGTTAGAACTGTTGAGGATTTGAAGGATATAGATGCCCTCGTAATACCTGGTGGAGAGAGTACCACCATGGGAAAACTAATGGAGAAGTATGGATTTATCGGAGCTCTAAGAAATTCAAACATTCCAATACTTGGAACTTGTGCAGGAATGGTTTTACTTTCAAAAGGAACAGGTAGGGAACAGCCTTTGTTAAAATTGATGAATATCACTATAAAAAGGAACGCATATGGAAGCCAAAGGGAAAGTTTTGAAAAAGAAATTGAGTTAAATGATTGTGGGGAAAAGGTCCATGCAGTATTTATAAGAGCTCCTCTTGTAGATGAAATATTAAGTGATGATGTTAAAATTATAGCAAAAGATGATGAAAATATAGTGGGTGTTAAAGAAGGTAAATATATGGCAATAGCTTTCCACCCTGAACTTTCAGAAGATGGATATAAAGTATATAAGTATTTTTTAGAAGAGATAGTAAAAAAATAA
- a CDS encoding AAA family ATPase, with protein sequence MTKIIAISGKGGTGKTMFSTLLIKALSKKTNSILVIDADPDSNLPETLGVEVEKTIGDIREELKKLVEEDKLSPGISKQDYLLGKVYEIIVETENYDLLVMGRPEGSGCYCSVNNWLRQIIDSLAKSYEYVVIDTEAGLEHLSRRTTQNVDKMVVVTDASKRGLGTAKRIKKLADELDIKFKDIYVVANKVNEENENIVEENATVLGLNLVGKLPYNEEISKYDLVGKPLFELPDDNEVFKKVMKIVEKF encoded by the coding sequence TTGACCAAGATCATAGCTATAAGTGGAAAAGGCGGAACTGGAAAAACGATGTTCTCAACCCTGCTAATAAAGGCATTATCGAAAAAGACAAATAGTATATTGGTTATTGATGCAGATCCTGACTCAAATCTTCCTGAAACATTAGGTGTTGAAGTCGAAAAGACAATAGGAGATATAAGAGAAGAGCTAAAAAAACTTGTGGAAGAGGATAAATTATCCCCTGGAATTTCAAAACAAGATTATTTACTAGGAAAAGTCTATGAAATAATAGTTGAAACAGAAAACTATGATTTATTGGTTATGGGAAGACCAGAGGGAAGTGGTTGTTACTGTAGTGTAAATAACTGGTTAAGGCAGATAATTGATAGTCTTGCAAAATCTTACGAGTATGTGGTTATAGATACTGAGGCTGGATTGGAACATCTCAGTAGAAGAACCACTCAAAATGTAGATAAAATGGTAGTGGTCACTGATGCGTCTAAAAGAGGACTGGGAACTGCAAAGAGGATAAAAAAACTTGCAGATGAACTCGACATAAAATTTAAAGACATATACGTGGTTGCAAACAAGGTTAATGAAGAAAATGAAAATATAGTTGAAGAAAACGCCACAGTGTTGGGACTCAATTTGGTTGGAAAGCTACCATACAACGAAGAAATATCAAAGTATGATCTAGTAGGAAAGCCATTATTTGAACTGCCTGACGACAATGAAGTATTCAAAAAAGTTATGAAAATTGTAGAGAAATTTTAA
- a CDS encoding NAD(P)-binding protein has product MKIGIVGAGLGGLLSGALLSKYHDVTIYEKLPFPGGRFTNICYKDYQLTTGALHMIPHGNDGYLAQLLRKAGCNVKIINSNPDGMFRVNGRNYLFNELFNTVGMKDKLKGLKMVANLKLGRIDKQMSFGEFLEDIDLAIKVGNSFTGWALSLNAYDTPMDEILEIAKNYYKFGGPGIPIGGCKGVIDSLIEVINKNGGKIVTNYTVDRIELDDDKGYINSENEFDVVISNLSPKLTQEISNINFMKKEPKPSKGIKVSIGSKKGIIEHNGVLFTVDSERVNGLNQPSNVDRSLAKEGYHLVMVHATQLRNNTKKEIDIVLDDIEDLFNEIDYEILHIQSYMDNWPVNHASNGTDLDPIVNDRLYLVGDGVKGKGGIEVEGVALSVMKVMNQFNINI; this is encoded by the coding sequence ATGAAAATCGGAATTGTTGGGGCCGGGTTAGGCGGTTTGTTATCTGGTGCACTGTTATCAAAATATCACGATGTTACCATCTATGAAAAACTACCGTTTCCAGGTGGGAGATTTACAAACATATGTTATAAAGATTATCAGCTTACAACAGGAGCTCTGCACATGATACCCCATGGAAACGATGGCTATTTAGCCCAATTACTTAGAAAAGCCGGCTGCAATGTTAAAATTATTAATTCAAATCCGGATGGAATGTTTAGGGTAAACGGAAGAAATTATTTATTCAACGAGCTCTTTAATACCGTTGGAATGAAGGATAAATTAAAAGGCTTAAAAATGGTGGCTAATTTAAAATTGGGTAGAATTGATAAACAAATGTCCTTCGGGGAGTTTTTAGAGGATATAGATTTAGCCATTAAAGTTGGAAACTCATTTACTGGTTGGGCCCTGAGTTTAAATGCATACGATACTCCAATGGATGAAATTTTAGAAATTGCAAAAAATTACTATAAGTTTGGAGGTCCTGGAATACCAATAGGCGGTTGTAAAGGGGTTATTGACAGTCTTATAGAAGTGATCAATAAAAATGGCGGAAAGATAGTAACAAACTATACCGTTGATAGGATAGAATTGGATGACGATAAAGGATACATAAACTCAGAAAACGAGTTTGACGTTGTAATCAGCAACTTATCTCCAAAACTAACTCAGGAAATTAGCAACATTAATTTTATGAAAAAAGAACCAAAACCGTCAAAAGGTATTAAGGTAAGCATTGGAAGTAAAAAAGGAATTATAGAGCACAATGGAGTTTTATTTACTGTAGATAGTGAACGAGTAAATGGTTTAAACCAGCCTTCAAACGTGGATAGAAGTTTAGCAAAAGAAGGATATCATTTAGTTATGGTACATGCCACCCAGCTAAGAAACAACACTAAAAAAGAAATTGATATTGTGCTGGATGATATTGAGGACCTATTTAATGAAATTGATTATGAAATTTTACATATTCAAAGCTATATGGACAACTGGCCTGTCAATCATGCATCAAATGGAACTGACTTGGACCCTATTGTAAACGATAGATTATATCTAGTTGGTGATGGTGTCAAAGGAAAAGGCGGTATTGAGGTTGAAGGCGTGGCCCTAAGCGTTATGAAGGTTATGAACCAATTTAATATTAATATTTAA
- a CDS encoding proteasome-activating nucleotidase translates to MNYPDEYDDVNEKKEMDLNELENFKEKTYIAELESKLLRLELENKDLSRENTQLKKENEILKRELDKLRIPPLILGTVIDKISDRKVVVKSSTGPNFLVNVSQFVNPDDIVPGTRICLNQQTLAVVDVLPKEKDYRALAMEVDEKPDVTFEDIGGLKEQIQEVKEVVELPLKKPELFEKVGIDPPKGILLYGPPGTGKTLLAKAVAHETNAAFIKVVGSELVKKFIGEGAKLVRDVFKLAKEKAPCIVFIDEIDAVASKRTESLTGGDREVQRTLMQLLAEMDGFDARGDVKVIAATNRLDILDPAILRPGRFDRIIDIPAPDEKGRLEILKIHTERMNLKDMDLSDVAKLTEGCVGADLKAICTEAGMFAIREERDYVTMQDFERAIEKVTGKTGKINMTTPHLSVMYG, encoded by the coding sequence ATGAACTACCCTGACGAATACGACGATGTAAATGAGAAAAAGGAAATGGACTTAAATGAATTAGAGAATTTTAAAGAAAAAACCTACATAGCTGAATTGGAGAGTAAATTACTTAGGTTAGAGCTTGAAAATAAGGACTTAAGCAGAGAAAATACACAGTTGAAAAAAGAAAACGAAATACTGAAACGAGAGCTCGATAAATTAAGAATTCCACCATTAATACTTGGAACAGTTATCGATAAAATAAGCGACAGAAAGGTCGTTGTAAAAAGTTCAACAGGACCTAATTTCTTAGTTAACGTATCACAGTTTGTAAACCCTGATGATATAGTTCCGGGAACAAGGATCTGTTTAAATCAGCAGACTTTAGCGGTAGTTGATGTGTTACCTAAAGAAAAAGATTACAGAGCTCTGGCCATGGAAGTTGATGAGAAGCCAGACGTAACATTTGAAGATATTGGGGGCTTAAAAGAACAAATCCAGGAAGTTAAGGAAGTTGTTGAGTTACCACTGAAAAAACCTGAATTGTTTGAAAAAGTAGGTATTGACCCTCCAAAAGGTATTTTATTATACGGACCTCCAGGAACCGGTAAAACCTTACTTGCAAAGGCTGTAGCACATGAAACCAACGCAGCATTTATAAAGGTTGTAGGTTCAGAGCTCGTTAAAAAATTCATTGGTGAAGGTGCCAAATTAGTAAGAGATGTATTTAAATTGGCTAAGGAAAAAGCTCCATGTATCGTATTCATCGATGAAATAGACGCAGTGGCAAGCAAAAGAACAGAGTCATTAACCGGCGGAGATAGAGAAGTACAGAGAACATTAATGCAACTACTTGCTGAAATGGATGGATTCGATGCAAGAGGGGATGTAAAAGTCATTGCAGCAACTAACAGATTGGATATATTGGATCCAGCGATATTAAGGCCTGGAAGATTTGACAGAATCATAGATATTCCTGCACCTGATGAAAAAGGTAGATTAGAAATATTAAAGATACACACTGAAAGGATGAACTTAAAAGATATGGACTTAAGTGATGTCGCCAAATTGACCGAAGGTTGTGTTGGTGCAGACTTAAAGGCAATATGTACAGAAGCCGGTATGTTTGCAATAAGGGAAGAAAGAGACTATGTAACAATGCAGGACTTCGAAAGGGCCATAGAAAAGGTAACTGGTAAAACAGGTAAAATAAACATGACCACTCCACATTTATCTGTAATGTATGGATAA
- a CDS encoding multiprotein bridging factor aMBF1: MLCELCGKEVKNLLHVRIEGAEMQVCEECAKFGIAPKSYSRKPRAVGTKMPQNNKKTVRRRPTRDIFDNLKIIVEDYGTIIKEAREKKGMKLEDLARKIGIKESTLHKIERNELEPEEKYVKRLEKELNINLYEEGEQEYSAGSSEQEFTLGDFVKVKKRK; the protein is encoded by the coding sequence ATGTTATGTGAGCTCTGTGGAAAGGAAGTTAAAAACTTATTACACGTAAGAATTGAAGGAGCAGAAATGCAGGTTTGCGAAGAATGTGCGAAATTTGGAATTGCTCCAAAAAGTTACTCGAGAAAACCTAGGGCTGTAGGAACTAAAATGCCCCAAAATAATAAAAAGACCGTAAGAAGAAGGCCTACAAGAGATATATTCGATAATTTGAAAATCATTGTTGAAGATTACGGCACTATTATAAAGGAAGCTAGAGAGAAAAAAGGAATGAAATTGGAAGATTTAGCTAGAAAAATAGGCATTAAAGAATCTACACTCCATAAAATTGAGAGAAATGAACTTGAACCAGAAGAAAAATATGTAAAACGTCTTGAAAAAGAGTTAAACATCAACCTCTACGAAGAAGGTGAGCAGGAATATAGTGCAGGCTCTTCAGAACAGGAATTTACTTTAGGGGATTTTGTAAAGGTAAAGAAAAGAAAATAA
- a CDS encoding isopentenyl phosphate kinase, whose translation MFAVLKLGGSILCDKNMPFSIKWDNLERISMEIKNAMEHYKENGKDLKLIIIHGGGSFGHPVAKKYKKEHGFENMDHGFWEIQKSMRRFNNIVIDTLQDYEVPAVSIQPSSFIAFNSTDDSNLHFDTFAIEGMLKRGLVPVIHGDIVIDENNENFKIFSGDHALPYLTKKLNPDLSLHASDVDGVLDSNLKVIERINSENINEVLKFLKPSDKNDVTGGMYLKVMESYNLGIKTVIFNGNKKGNIYDALLKRVKGTFIN comes from the coding sequence TTGTTTGCAGTTTTAAAACTCGGCGGTAGTATTTTATGCGATAAAAACATGCCTTTTTCTATAAAATGGGATAATTTAGAAAGAATTTCAATGGAAATCAAAAATGCAATGGAACACTACAAAGAAAATGGAAAAGATTTAAAACTTATTATCATCCATGGGGGCGGTTCTTTTGGACATCCTGTGGCAAAAAAATATAAAAAAGAACATGGATTCGAAAACATGGACCATGGATTCTGGGAAATTCAAAAATCAATGAGGAGATTCAACAACATAGTAATTGACACACTTCAAGACTACGAGGTCCCTGCAGTTTCAATACAGCCTTCATCATTTATAGCTTTCAACAGTACCGACGATTCTAACCTACACTTTGACACTTTTGCAATTGAAGGTATGTTAAAAAGAGGTTTAGTCCCAGTAATCCATGGAGATATTGTAATTGATGAAAATAACGAAAATTTCAAAATATTTTCAGGAGATCATGCTTTGCCATACTTAACAAAAAAATTAAACCCTGATTTAAGTCTTCACGCCTCAGATGTAGATGGAGTACTTGATTCAAATTTAAAGGTTATTGAAAGAATAAACTCAGAAAACATCAACGAAGTTTTAAAGTTTCTAAAACCATCTGATAAAAACGATGTAACCGGCGGAATGTACTTAAAAGTTATGGAATCCTATAACCTGGGCATAAAAACCGTAATATTCAATGGAAACAAAAAAGGAAATATATATGATGCCCTTCTGAAAAGAGTTAAAGGCACATTCATTAACTAA
- a CDS encoding methanogenesis marker 8 protein — translation MDKNEDIHIMEALGKTRVVVKNGEVVEVGEPVIKYCPLFAKHRGITEITKESIKKNIEFRIKDFGLFTENRVVEVEDCIVGFGTSEIFMTSLKNKLLDAVVVVSDCAGTVITNNPKLVQGLCGRISGIVKTTPIPKVIEKIENAGGVVLNKETAEINQYEGAKRAIELGYKRIGVTISNLEESEKIKELENEHVKIVVFGVHTTGSESSEVKKYLKYFDLITACASKEVAEGIKEHVRAQAGSSVPIFALTQTGKELILERMKEVDKPILVTTNNNLPYFKDRPE, via the coding sequence ATGGATAAAAATGAAGATATTCACATAATGGAAGCTCTTGGTAAAACAAGGGTTGTCGTGAAAAACGGTGAAGTTGTTGAAGTTGGAGAGCCTGTAATAAAATACTGCCCATTGTTTGCAAAGCATAGAGGAATAACGGAAATAACTAAAGAAAGCATCAAAAAGAACATAGAATTTAGGATAAAGGATTTTGGGTTATTTACTGAAAACAGAGTAGTTGAAGTTGAAGATTGCATAGTGGGATTTGGAACTTCAGAAATATTTATGACGTCCCTTAAAAATAAATTACTTGATGCCGTTGTAGTAGTATCAGATTGTGCTGGAACTGTAATAACGAACAATCCAAAACTGGTTCAAGGGCTCTGTGGGAGAATTTCAGGAATAGTTAAAACCACACCAATCCCCAAGGTTATTGAAAAAATAGAAAATGCCGGAGGAGTCGTGCTTAACAAAGAAACTGCTGAAATCAATCAATACGAAGGGGCTAAAAGGGCCATAGAGCTAGGATACAAAAGAATCGGTGTGACCATATCCAACTTAGAAGAATCAGAAAAAATTAAAGAACTAGAAAATGAACATGTGAAAATAGTTGTTTTTGGAGTACACACTACCGGGAGTGAGAGCTCTGAAGTTAAGAAATACTTGAAATATTTTGATTTGATTACTGCCTGTGCATCCAAGGAAGTAGCTGAAGGTATTAAAGAACATGTTAGAGCTCAGGCTGGGAGCTCGGTGCCGATATTTGCATTAACCCAAACTGGAAAAGAACTAATTTTAGAAAGAATGAAAGAAGTAGACAAACCTATTTTAGTAACCACTAATAACAATTTACCCTATTTCAAAGACCGCCCCGAATAA